The genomic segment CCCTATCCGCCGCGGGCGTAGGATATTTGAGAGGATCTGTCCCTAGTACGAGAGGACCGGGATGGACGCACCGCTGGTGTACCAGTTGTCCCGCCAGGGGCACCGCTGGGTAGCTATGTGCGGAGTGGATAAACGCTGAAAGCATCTAAGCGTGAAGCCACCCTCAAGATTAGATATCCCGCTGAGTTAATCAGGTAAGACCCCTGGAAGATTACCAGGTAGATAGGCCGGAGGTGTAAGGGCAGTGATGTCCTTAGCTGACCGGTACTAATAGGTCGAGGGCTTGATCTATCGAAGATCCCAGTATGCAGTTTTGAAAGTACAGAGTTAGGAGAATGGTCTTGACAAAGTTGATGTGATGTAGTAGAATAAGAGATGTGAATGAGAAAAGGTAATAAAGTTTCCCGTGACGATAGCGGAGGGGCCACACCTGTTCCCATTCCGAACACAGAAGTTAAGCCCTCCAGCGCTGATGGTACTGCAGGGGAGACCCTGTGGGAGAGTAGGACGTTGCGGGAACTTTTTAAATAGCATTCCCCAATAGCTCAGCTGGTAGAGCAACTGGCTGTTAACCAGTGGGTCGCAGGTTCGAGTCCTGCTTGGGGAGCCATTTTTATGTCATTAAAGCCTGGATTTTTCCAGGTTTTTTTAATGTCAAGGAAATTATCATTTATTTCGACTGAGATCGAACTGTAGGTGGTTTGAAAAATTTTTTCTGAAGAGTAACACATGTTGATTGTGATAGAGTGTCCGAAGATTATTTGCGGATGTGGTCAAATATAAATAGTAAATCCTAAAATTAGTATCAGGTGATAATTTAATGTTGAAAGTATATTTTTTATACGTTATAATAGATATAGTTGTATCTTATAAAATATAAAAATTTTCTACAGTAGTGAAAAAATGGCTTATTTTTTTATTTAATATAGTCATTTTTTGACATATTACAAATAACTTATAAGTAAATATGTAATCTATCATTACTAATTATGTTATACAAAAGATATCACAATTAACGTCAATTAATAAAGATACTATACTATAATAATATCATTTATGTTGGTCAATCCAGTTGAAACTGGCATTATTTGATAATAGTTTATAATATTCAGAGGTAGTATTTAGAATTATTGATTGATTAAATTGCAAAAAACTAATTGAGCTATATAGAAATTTTTCGTTAAACCATATTAATTTCGACTGAAATCGAATATTAGATGATTCGAAAAATTTCTTTATAAAGTGAAAAATTAGTTTTTTGTAGTAAAATCTTGATTGTAATTTTAATCGTTAATAAAAAGATATTGTTAATTAATGGTAGTCATATCTGCATCTTTCATATATTATGGGTGAAGAGTATTGACCAATGAACTATTATTTTATCACCAATGATTTTTTTTTATGAAAACAGAAAAAGTTCAGGAGGGAGAATATGAAAAAAGAGGTGATAGTTGTAAAAAAGTTAACAAAATATTATAAACGAAAAGTAAAAAAAGAAGATAGTTTTTGGAAGCATTTGATAAAACGCGATTATGAGGTTGTAAAAGCTTTAAAGGAAATTGATTTAAGCATATCCGAAGGTGAGATTGTTGGTTATGTTGGCTTGAATGGTGCTGGAAAATCAACTACTATTAAACTTCTGACTGGTATTCTTCACCCTGATTCTGGAAGTATAGAAGTTTTCGGTATGAATCCTTTCAAACATCGCCAGAGAATAGTGGCGAGAATAGGAGTAATGTTTGGGCAAAGGAGTCATCTATTATGGGATTTACCTTTAATTCATTCTCTGGATTTATTAAAGAAAATTTATAATATTCCGGATAATATTTATCAAGAGAGTATTGAGTTGGCTAAAAAATATTTGGGTATAGGTGATTTGCTAAAAATTCCCGTGAGAACTATGAGTTTAGGGCAAAGAATTCGGGGAGAATTTACAGCTATTATGCTACATCAACCAGAAATTCTTTTTCTAGATGAACCAACTATTGGTCTGGATGTTATTACTAAAAATGAAATAAAAAAATTATTGCATTACTTAAATGAAGAAAAGGGTTGTACTATATTTTTGACGACACATGATCTTCGGGATATTGAAAAGATATGTAAAAGAGTAGTAGTATTGGATGAAGGCAGAATTATTTTGGATGATCAGGTTAATAATTTATTAAATAAAGTTGAATCTCAATTTTTATCAGTTACCTTTGCTGATATGAGAGTACCTGAATCATTATTGCAATTTGAAGGTATTGAAGTGTTGAGTAAAGATAAAAATGTTGCCCGAATTAAATATGACCGTAAATATTATACTATAGAATCATTGCTAAAAAAATTGATGACAAATTATAACATTGAAGGTTTTTATTTAGAACAGCCTGATTTAGAAGAGATTATTCTCAATCTTTATAAATCCAGAAGAAATAAGGTGGTTGTTTAATATGAAGTACCTGGCATATGTTGAATCCAGGATAAAAATAGGAAAGAATTATAAATTTAATTTTTATTCGATGATTGTGAGTACTTTAATTATGTTCTTTGTTGAATATGCATTATGGCGT from the Anoxybacter fermentans genome contains:
- a CDS encoding ABC transporter ATP-binding protein, giving the protein MKKEVIVVKKLTKYYKRKVKKEDSFWKHLIKRDYEVVKALKEIDLSISEGEIVGYVGLNGAGKSTTIKLLTGILHPDSGSIEVFGMNPFKHRQRIVARIGVMFGQRSHLLWDLPLIHSLDLLKKIYNIPDNIYQESIELAKKYLGIGDLLKIPVRTMSLGQRIRGEFTAIMLHQPEILFLDEPTIGLDVITKNEIKKLLHYLNEEKGCTIFLTTHDLRDIEKICKRVVVLDEGRIILDDQVNNLLNKVESQFLSVTFADMRVPESLLQFEGIEVLSKDKNVARIKYDRKYYTIESLLKKLMTNYNIEGFYLEQPDLEEIILNLYKSRRNKVVV